Proteins encoded by one window of Pecten maximus chromosome 15, xPecMax1.1, whole genome shotgun sequence:
- the LOC117344335 gene encoding uncharacterized protein LOC117344335, with amino-acid sequence MKRYVFVTTVLLLCFKELDAKTCKKTSSCSCECSGGAMDLKPGAIQGTKFQDVASTDGSLYSYNPCYSFDQSDPSLPPQFDNCKSVAACQLVPGQQIQLYDIGTQESASFSYKDGASLGQANLGEVLTVNYVATDNARTTTVILQCDSTEEFLPVGEIPDSKPPVYVFVYSTPNACLKPLGLSAGSVLIIIFVCLLAIYLVGGVLFNKIKKGNSGKDLIPQRQLWVSLPGLVKDGVFFVIKRGQYHPLK; translated from the exons ATGAAACGTTATGTGTTTGTCACAACAGTGCTCCTTTTATGTTTTAAGGAACTAGATGCCAAAACATGTAAAAAGACATCATCATGTTCGTGTGAATGCAGTGGTGGGGCGATGGATCTCAAACCAGGGGCCATACAGGGGACGAA ATTTCAAGACGTTGCTTCAACAGACGGTAGTCTCTACTCATATAATCCCTGTTATAGCTTCGACCAGTCGGATCCATCCCTACCGCCACAGTTTGATAACTGTAAATCCGTTGCG GCGTGTCAACTTGTCCCAGGCCAGCAAATCCAATTGTATGATATTGGGACCCAGGAAAGTGCATCATTCAGCTACAAGGACGGAGCCTCCTTAGGCCAAGCAAATCTTGGGGAGGTTCTAACTGTAAATTACGTTGCAACAGACAATGCAAG GACAACCACTGTTATACTTCAATGTGACTCTACTGAAGAATTCCTTCCGGTTGGCGAAATCCCAGATTCAAAGCCACCAGTATac gtTTTCGTATATTCCACGCCTAATGCATGTCTCAAGCCTTTAGGATTAAGCGCAGGGAGTGTTTTGATAATTAT ATTTGTTTGTCTGTTAGCTATATACCTTGTAGGAGGAGtcttatttaacaaaataaagaaaggAAATAGCGGGAAGGACCTTATACCTCAACGGCAGCTCTGGGTATCTCTTCCGGGCCTAGTCAAG GATGGTGTATTCTTTGTGATCAAGCGAGGACAGTATCACCCACTCAAATAA